One genomic segment of Mastomys coucha isolate ucsf_1 unplaced genomic scaffold, UCSF_Mcou_1 pScaffold22, whole genome shotgun sequence includes these proteins:
- the Clhc1 gene encoding clathrin heavy chain linker domain-containing protein 1 isoform X2, producing the protein MSVQEVNKHAVLPPIISRSDKDFLESIQRYIITETKRVGCNEEGPADEYYTIYRNVFDKVIDYVNAYKSILTSIKKEYDAFIETIKKGRRTAFYLHGKLKVLAAEPTALVYHQRRAVQLEAKIRIIENNSTAIQLQIDEMKQLRMEYDKKEVKLCASSRQLWKPIPGMTLQDSVNLEALNKHKQHLEDKYIKLKQDMSTEYVPAQKKADLDEEMIVLLNRRDIAENLNKDLKFRRQRLQVISHILTSWMRQNMRLPFQDVLERIKKTKAIYGDDNLVDEIFEDDPNKTKEAVIMLYYIERFNELISLGEYERAAYFAANSPKRILQNTGTMNKFKAVGKIRGKPLPLLLFFEAIFSTSQAFKRPINADLTMEGIKCGLSEERLDLVTHWITQEKLTFSEKAGDTIFAYGEQHTYYKAKCLALAQIIYNECGLHKKAILCLCKQGQFNEAMEHIHQSKDINIDDLIQLITACPQIDLIRCLTQERNGKPPILSFGLAVLHLFSVDMKEVGMSLLQEVSKGKKDVIEHLVMNDIFCSLEKWEEIANICLQNGFINLSNDIMSTLRSQAGVSEVSEDDTTNIMEHVFW; encoded by the exons GTAATAGACTATGTCAATGCATACAAGTCCATTCTTACTTCAATCAAAAAAGAATATGATGCCTTTATTGAGACAATAAAGAAAGGCCGAAGAACTGCTTTTTATCTTCATGGAAAACTTAAAGTTTTGGCAGCAGAGCCTACAGCATTGGTGTATCACCAGAGAAGAGCAGTCCAACTTGAAGCAAA aataaggattattgaaaataattccaCAGCAATTCAATTGCAAATAGATGAGATGAAGCAGCTAAGAATGGAGTATGACAAGAAAGAAGTAAAGCTCTGTGCTTCCTCCAGGCAGCTATGGAAACCTATCCCAG gGATGACTCTCCAAGACTCTGTCAATCTGGAAGCTCTCAATAAGCATAAGCAGCATCttgaagataaatatataaaacttaaacAAGACATGTCGACAGAGTATGTACCAGCCCAAAAGAAAGCTGATCTAGATGAGGAAATGATTGTGTTACTAAACCGGCGAGACATAGCTGAAAATCTGAACAAAGACCTGAAGTTTCG CCGTCAAAGACTGCAGGTTATTTCACATATACTTACTTCATGGATGAGGCAGAACATGAGACTCCCATTTCAAGATGTCTTGGAGAGAATTAAGAAAACCAAAGCTATCTATG GTGACGACAACCTTGTTGATGAGATATTTGAAGATGacccaaacaagacaaaagaagcTGTAATTATGCTTTACTACATTGAAAG GTTCAATGAATTAATCTCCCTTGGTGAATATGAGAGGGCAGCTTATTTCGCAGCAAACAGTCCAAAGAGAATTCTTCAAAATACTGGTACAATGAATAAATTTAAGG cTGTTGGAAAAATTAGAGGAAAGCCTCTCCCATTACTCTTGTTTTTTGAGGCTATATTTAGCACCAGCCAAGCTTTCAAGCGTCCTATTAATGCTGACCTAACCATGGAGGGAATCAAATGTGGCTTATCTGAGGAACGACTTGATTTAGTTACCCACTGGATCACCCAGGAGAA GCTGACATTTTCTGAGAAGGCTGGCGATACTATTTTTGCTTATGGAGAGCAGCACACATACTACAAGGCCAAATGCTTGGCGTTAGCTCAGATTATCTACAATGAATGTGGGCTACACAAGAAAGCTATTCTTTGCCTATGTAAACAGGGTCAGTTCAATGAGGCTATGGAACATATACATCAGTCCAAGGACATTAACATTG ATGACCTGATACAGCTAATAACAGCATGTCCCCAAATTGACTTAATTAGATGTCTTACTCAAGAAAGGAATGGGAAACCACCAATTTTATCTTTTGGGCTTGCTGTACTTCATCTGTTTTCTGTGGATATGAAAGAAGTTGGCATGAGTCTACTTCAGGAAGTCAGTAAAGGCAAGAAAG ATGTGATCGAGCATCTTGTGATGAATGATATATTTTGCTCCTTAGAAAAGTGGGAAGAAATAGCAAATATCTGTTTGCAGAATGGTTTTATAAATTTGTCTAATGACATCATGTCCACTCTTCGATCCCAGGCTGGTGTTTCAGAAGTTTCTGAAGATGATACCAccaacataatggaacatgtttTTTGGTAA
- the Clhc1 gene encoding clathrin heavy chain linker domain-containing protein 1 isoform X4 — translation MENLKFWQQSLQHWCITREEQSNLKQRMTLQDSVNLEALNKHKQHLEDKYIKLKQDMSTEYVPAQKKADLDEEMIVLLNRRDIAENLNKDLKFRRQRLQVISHILTSWMRQNMRLPFQDVLERIKKTKAIYGDDNLVDEIFEDDPNKTKEAVIMLYYIERFNELISLGEYERAAYFAANSPKRILQNTGTMNKFKAVGKIRGKPLPLLLFFEAIFSTSQAFKRPINADLTMEGIKCGLSEERLDLVTHWITQEKLTFSEKAGDTIFAYGEQHTYYKAKCLALAQIIYNECGLHKKAILCLCKQGQFNEAMEHIHQSKDINIDDLIQLITACPQIDLIRCLTQERNGKPPILSFGLAVLHLFSVDMKEVGMSLLQEVSKGKKDVIEHLVMNDIFCSLEKWEEIANICLQNGFINLSNDIMSTLRSQAGVSEVSEDDTTNIMEHVFW, via the exons ATGGAAAACTTAAAGTTTTGGCAGCAGAGCCTACAGCATTGGTGTATCACCAGAGAAGAGCAGTCCAACTTGAAGCAAA gGATGACTCTCCAAGACTCTGTCAATCTGGAAGCTCTCAATAAGCATAAGCAGCATCttgaagataaatatataaaacttaaacAAGACATGTCGACAGAGTATGTACCAGCCCAAAAGAAAGCTGATCTAGATGAGGAAATGATTGTGTTACTAAACCGGCGAGACATAGCTGAAAATCTGAACAAAGACCTGAAGTTTCG CCGTCAAAGACTGCAGGTTATTTCACATATACTTACTTCATGGATGAGGCAGAACATGAGACTCCCATTTCAAGATGTCTTGGAGAGAATTAAGAAAACCAAAGCTATCTATG GTGACGACAACCTTGTTGATGAGATATTTGAAGATGacccaaacaagacaaaagaagcTGTAATTATGCTTTACTACATTGAAAG GTTCAATGAATTAATCTCCCTTGGTGAATATGAGAGGGCAGCTTATTTCGCAGCAAACAGTCCAAAGAGAATTCTTCAAAATACTGGTACAATGAATAAATTTAAGG cTGTTGGAAAAATTAGAGGAAAGCCTCTCCCATTACTCTTGTTTTTTGAGGCTATATTTAGCACCAGCCAAGCTTTCAAGCGTCCTATTAATGCTGACCTAACCATGGAGGGAATCAAATGTGGCTTATCTGAGGAACGACTTGATTTAGTTACCCACTGGATCACCCAGGAGAA GCTGACATTTTCTGAGAAGGCTGGCGATACTATTTTTGCTTATGGAGAGCAGCACACATACTACAAGGCCAAATGCTTGGCGTTAGCTCAGATTATCTACAATGAATGTGGGCTACACAAGAAAGCTATTCTTTGCCTATGTAAACAGGGTCAGTTCAATGAGGCTATGGAACATATACATCAGTCCAAGGACATTAACATTG ATGACCTGATACAGCTAATAACAGCATGTCCCCAAATTGACTTAATTAGATGTCTTACTCAAGAAAGGAATGGGAAACCACCAATTTTATCTTTTGGGCTTGCTGTACTTCATCTGTTTTCTGTGGATATGAAAGAAGTTGGCATGAGTCTACTTCAGGAAGTCAGTAAAGGCAAGAAAG ATGTGATCGAGCATCTTGTGATGAATGATATATTTTGCTCCTTAGAAAAGTGGGAAGAAATAGCAAATATCTGTTTGCAGAATGGTTTTATAAATTTGTCTAATGACATCATGTCCACTCTTCGATCCCAGGCTGGTGTTTCAGAAGTTTCTGAAGATGATACCAccaacataatggaacatgtttTTTGGTAA
- the Clhc1 gene encoding clathrin heavy chain linker domain-containing protein 1 isoform X1, with amino-acid sequence MSVQEVNKHAVLPPIISRSDKDFLESIQRYIITETKRVGCNEEGPADEYYTIYRNVFDKVIDYVNAYKSILTSIKKEYDAFIETIKKGRRTAFYLHGKLKVLAAEPTALVYHQRRAVQLEAKIRIIENNSTAIQLQIDEMKQLRMEYDKKEVKLCASSRQLWKPIPGMTLQDSVNLEALNKHKQHLEDKYIKLKQDMSTEYVPAQKKADLDEEMIVLLNRRDIAENLNKDLKFRVLSMLFCSRQRLQVISHILTSWMRQNMRLPFQDVLERIKKTKAIYGDDNLVDEIFEDDPNKTKEAVIMLYYIERFNELISLGEYERAAYFAANSPKRILQNTGTMNKFKAVGKIRGKPLPLLLFFEAIFSTSQAFKRPINADLTMEGIKCGLSEERLDLVTHWITQEKLTFSEKAGDTIFAYGEQHTYYKAKCLALAQIIYNECGLHKKAILCLCKQGQFNEAMEHIHQSKDINIDDLIQLITACPQIDLIRCLTQERNGKPPILSFGLAVLHLFSVDMKEVGMSLLQEVSKGKKDVIEHLVMNDIFCSLEKWEEIANICLQNGFINLSNDIMSTLRSQAGVSEVSEDDTTNIMEHVFW; translated from the exons GTAATAGACTATGTCAATGCATACAAGTCCATTCTTACTTCAATCAAAAAAGAATATGATGCCTTTATTGAGACAATAAAGAAAGGCCGAAGAACTGCTTTTTATCTTCATGGAAAACTTAAAGTTTTGGCAGCAGAGCCTACAGCATTGGTGTATCACCAGAGAAGAGCAGTCCAACTTGAAGCAAA aataaggattattgaaaataattccaCAGCAATTCAATTGCAAATAGATGAGATGAAGCAGCTAAGAATGGAGTATGACAAGAAAGAAGTAAAGCTCTGTGCTTCCTCCAGGCAGCTATGGAAACCTATCCCAG gGATGACTCTCCAAGACTCTGTCAATCTGGAAGCTCTCAATAAGCATAAGCAGCATCttgaagataaatatataaaacttaaacAAGACATGTCGACAGAGTATGTACCAGCCCAAAAGAAAGCTGATCTAGATGAGGAAATGATTGTGTTACTAAACCGGCGAGACATAGCTGAAAATCTGAACAAAGACCTGAAGTTTCG TGTGTTGTCCATGCTCTTTTGCAGCCGTCAAAGACTGCAGGTTATTTCACATATACTTACTTCATGGATGAGGCAGAACATGAGACTCCCATTTCAAGATGTCTTGGAGAGAATTAAGAAAACCAAAGCTATCTATG GTGACGACAACCTTGTTGATGAGATATTTGAAGATGacccaaacaagacaaaagaagcTGTAATTATGCTTTACTACATTGAAAG GTTCAATGAATTAATCTCCCTTGGTGAATATGAGAGGGCAGCTTATTTCGCAGCAAACAGTCCAAAGAGAATTCTTCAAAATACTGGTACAATGAATAAATTTAAGG cTGTTGGAAAAATTAGAGGAAAGCCTCTCCCATTACTCTTGTTTTTTGAGGCTATATTTAGCACCAGCCAAGCTTTCAAGCGTCCTATTAATGCTGACCTAACCATGGAGGGAATCAAATGTGGCTTATCTGAGGAACGACTTGATTTAGTTACCCACTGGATCACCCAGGAGAA GCTGACATTTTCTGAGAAGGCTGGCGATACTATTTTTGCTTATGGAGAGCAGCACACATACTACAAGGCCAAATGCTTGGCGTTAGCTCAGATTATCTACAATGAATGTGGGCTACACAAGAAAGCTATTCTTTGCCTATGTAAACAGGGTCAGTTCAATGAGGCTATGGAACATATACATCAGTCCAAGGACATTAACATTG ATGACCTGATACAGCTAATAACAGCATGTCCCCAAATTGACTTAATTAGATGTCTTACTCAAGAAAGGAATGGGAAACCACCAATTTTATCTTTTGGGCTTGCTGTACTTCATCTGTTTTCTGTGGATATGAAAGAAGTTGGCATGAGTCTACTTCAGGAAGTCAGTAAAGGCAAGAAAG ATGTGATCGAGCATCTTGTGATGAATGATATATTTTGCTCCTTAGAAAAGTGGGAAGAAATAGCAAATATCTGTTTGCAGAATGGTTTTATAAATTTGTCTAATGACATCATGTCCACTCTTCGATCCCAGGCTGGTGTTTCAGAAGTTTCTGAAGATGATACCAccaacataatggaacatgtttTTTGGTAA